The sequence GCACGAGCCGCCGGCCGATGGCGGCGCCACCCGTCAGGCTTCGGTGCTCGCCGGTCTCGAGGCGCTGGCCAAGCACAAGCCGGACATCGTCCTGATCCATGACGCCGCGCGCCCGTTCGTCTCTGAAGGCGTGATCTCGCGCGCGATCGAGGCGGCAAGCCGCACCGGCGCTGCGATCCCCGTCGTTGCCGTCACCGATACCATCAAGCTCACCGGCGAGAGCGGCAATGTCGAGGACACGCCGGACCGGTCGCGCCTGCGGATCGCGCAGACGCCGCAATCCTTTCGTTTCGATGTCATCCTCGAGGCGCATCGTCGCGCCGCGAAGGACGGACGCTCCGATTTCACCGACGATGCCGCGATTGCCGAATGGGCGGGATTGACGGTTGCGACCTTTGAAGGCGATGTTGCCAATATGAAGCTCACCACTCCCGAGGATTTCGTGCGCGAGGAAGCGCGCCTGGCTGCCCAGCTCGGCGACATCAGGACCGGTACCGGCTACGACGTGCATGCCTTCGGCGAAGGCGACCATGTCATGATCTGCGGCGTGCGTGTGCCGCACAGCAAGGGTTTCCTGGCGCATTCCGACGGCGATGTCGGCCTGCATGCGCTGGTCGATGCCATTCTCGGCGCGCTCGCCGACGGCGACATCGGCTCGCACTTCCCGCCGAGCGACGCCAAGTGGAAGGGCGCCTCCTCCGACCAGTTCCTGAAATACGCCATCGAACGCGTCACGGCGCGCGGCGGCCGCGTTGCCAATCTCGAGGTCACCATGATCTGCGAGCGGCCGAAGATCGGCCCCTTGCGCGACGCCATGCGCGCGCGCATCGCCGAGATCTCCGGCGTCGACATCTCCCGCGTCGCGGTGAAGGCGACGACCAGCGAGCGGCTCGGCTTCACCGGCCGTGAGGAAGGCATCGCGGCCACCGCGAGCGCCACCATCCGCCTTCCCTGGAGCGCGTAAGCCATGGGCGGCAGCGACGCACGCGCCCTCTCCCGCTCGCTGCTGGATTTGTGCCGGATGCGCAAGCTGACGATCGCGACCGCGGAGTCCTGCACCGGCGGCCTGGTTGCCGGCGCACTGACCGACATCCCCGGCTCGTCCGACGTCATCGACCGCGGCTTCGTCACCTATTCCAATGACGCCAAGCGCGCGATGCTTGGCGTCGAAGCCGGCACGCTGACGAATTTCGGCGCGGTGAGCAAGGAGACCGCAACCGCGATGGCTATCGGCGCGCTCGAGCGTGCGGATGTCGATCTCGCCGTCGCCATCACCGGCATCGCCGGCCCCGGTGGCGCCACGCCGGGCAAGCCGGTCGGCCTCGTGCACTTTGCCGCTGCCGCGCGCGACGGCCGCATCATCCACCGCGAGCACCGTTTTGGCGCGATCGGCCGCAGTGCGGTGCGCGCGCGCTCGGTGGTCGAGGCGCTGCGCATGCTGATGGATCTCGCCCGCGGCCCGCAAGTCGCGGCCAAGCCGCAACGCACCGCCGCCAGCCGCCTGCGCCCGCGCGTCACCCGCTCGCCGCGCCGGCATGCGGTGAAGCGCCGGCCGCCACGCTCGCCAAGGGGCTGACGCCCCCTCGCTCGGGTGAGCGACTTGTCCGCCGAAGCTCAACGAGCGAAGGCGGAAGCCGGGACATCCGCTGCCCCGCATGTCCTGTCATTGCGCCGTTCGCTCGGTCCGATAAATGACGGGAAGCTTTTGCTCGATCGCCTTCGCGAGCACCGTTCCCGTGGTCCGTCCGAGCTCTTTCGCGATCGTCGTGATTGGCTTGGTGCCTGCGAGCTTCCTGAGCCGGTTGAGATCGTCCTCGCTCCACGATTGCTTCCAGCGCGCCATATCTCCAGTCCCACTCCACAAGCCCCCGCGCCCGACTCAGATTTTAGTTGAACATCCCATGAAATACAGCCCTTGCAGGTGTACCGCTCGCGGCAAGGGGTGTTCCGTCATTGCGCCGCCTTTTGGCACAAACTGCACTTGTCAGCTTCGGCCGCGCGAAGTCTTGATTTCGGATTGTGCGCCCGGCTCGCCGGTGTCCGCCCATATCTACAAGCCCTTGTGCTGCTGGTCGGGCAAAACACCCATCCGGCGGGTCAACCGCCGCGCGCGAAAATATTCCACTTTACCGAAATTCGGCTTTGGCGTATTCGTGCGTCACCTCATCCCGGTCAGAGGGGCGTATCGCGATCGTCACGAAACGTGGGGTGAGCGGCGGTGGACGTTCGTCACATCGGCGCGAGAAGGCATCGCGGGGCGGGCAACCGTGAGCGGACGCCATCGCGCACACGACCGGTGTGATTTGCGTACGGCAAAACCGTGTCGTCCTGGCGCCCGGGGTCTGAGCGCCAAGTCTTGCGGTGATGCGGCGGCCCGACCGGGCACGTGCATCAGCCATCGGCAAGGCGACGGGGGCAATAGTGCATCGCTCCCCGGGGAGAGCGCGGCATAAGCCGTCAAACCACTGCGCAGGGAAGGCCGTGTGTTGGGCTTCACCTGTATGCCGCTGTGCAGCCTCTTGTAGCGCAACCTTCGCACAGTGGACCGTGGGTGCCCGGCCGGCACCCGGCCTTCCCTGCGCCCTCTGACAAAGAGAGCGCGACACGACGAAGCAAAGCTCGGACGAAACGCGTCGCGAGATTAAAGCGTCATGCCTGCTTTCCAAAAAGCACGCAATTTTTGTCGAAAACGATCGGGATCATAAATGTGCAGGCGCGACCAAACGTCGTGACACGTGCCTGATCTTGCGCAGGAAAATATTGGCGCAATAATGCCGCCCTACTTTGTGATCCGGAATCAACCGGACCAGTCTTGTGGAGGGCGACGCAAGTGTTCGCTCGCACCGCGGCCTCGGCCGCCGTCATTGTCACTTTGGCCGCGTTTGATGGTGCGGCCGCACAAACGGCCAACCAGCCGCCGGATACGATGGCGGCGCGGGTGGAGGCCTGCACGCCCTGTCACGGCAACAAGGGCGAAGGCACCAGCGACGTCTATTTCCCGCGGCTCGCCGGCAAGCCCGCCGGCTATCTCTATAACCAGCTCCTCGCCTTCCGCAGCGGCCGGCGCAAATATCCGCCGATGAACTATCTCTTGGAGTTTTTGC is a genomic window of Bradyrhizobium sp. CB1717 containing:
- a CDS encoding bifunctional 2-C-methyl-D-erythritol 4-phosphate cytidylyltransferase/2-C-methyl-D-erythritol 2,4-cyclodiphosphate synthase; the encoded protein is MAKSQRTAVVLVAAGRGLRAGAGGPKQYREIGGVPVIYRAMEAFSRHADVFAVQPVVNPDDSAMFTAAVAGLKHEPPADGGATRQASVLAGLEALAKHKPDIVLIHDAARPFVSEGVISRAIEAASRTGAAIPVVAVTDTIKLTGESGNVEDTPDRSRLRIAQTPQSFRFDVILEAHRRAAKDGRSDFTDDAAIAEWAGLTVATFEGDVANMKLTTPEDFVREEARLAAQLGDIRTGTGYDVHAFGEGDHVMICGVRVPHSKGFLAHSDGDVGLHALVDAILGALADGDIGSHFPPSDAKWKGASSDQFLKYAIERVTARGGRVANLEVTMICERPKIGPLRDAMRARIAEISGVDISRVAVKATTSERLGFTGREEGIAATASATIRLPWSA
- a CDS encoding CinA family protein, which produces MGGSDARALSRSLLDLCRMRKLTIATAESCTGGLVAGALTDIPGSSDVIDRGFVTYSNDAKRAMLGVEAGTLTNFGAVSKETATAMAIGALERADVDLAVAITGIAGPGGATPGKPVGLVHFAAAARDGRIIHREHRFGAIGRSAVRARSVVEALRMLMDLARGPQVAAKPQRTAASRLRPRVTRSPRRHAVKRRPPRSPRG